A genomic region of Plasmodium malariae genome assembly, chromosome: 14 contains the following coding sequences:
- the PmUG01_14024500 gene encoding fork head domain protein, putative — MSKDKFIIINNYFAPKRNFKETLCAQMSPNELKDIDSPVDSDNVLVEKMRNEQEQGTEGMNVNGMTQNALVLHKIEKNKKKDEKEVKCRENNKGEEKKEGKRKRQRKRYLKVPKTCDNEGDQNRIITKKVQSDDSSSCSTRTSQNGTSSNEGKFNEDKSDKNKKNKKEDDDEWIVVAEKNLGYKRDSCAKIALSDRRNLNAGRTTDSGRYLSPRRTSDFMRGSYIRCLSVKRSSSVKKNSSAGENSSAKGHLFSKINLCDSLNMAFKRIFFFRRNMPPMRSSPPKRSPSVGKDSTVGKDSAVGKDSAVGKDSAVGNNAAVGNNAVVGKDSAVGNNAAAGKDSAVGRDSAVGNNAAVGNNSTIDINSILEKNEDLETNSADEKNLTVEKSSSEEINSAAETNKALKTNSSAEKNEVLETNSAAEKNEVLETNSAAEKNEVLETNSAAEKNEVLETNSAAEKNEVLETNSSAEKNEVLETNSSAEKNEALETNSSAEKNLALDKSSCDKEISEDKVPKEKKKAMKKKRKAQNKKVLEKKKAKKRKRKVQDKKVQQKKRLKQNKEIQQRKVIQEYESVQVNELVQKYEAILEYEEVQENKDVQENKKVPEYEEVQEVEEFQEVEEFQDCKEFMEFEEFHDCKEFQEYEEVKVGEDVQYDEFQKCAEVPKGKITTIKKKIQKRTKKTQKKKNSQSKKGLQNKKVLKKQRTPINKLNKNNKIISRNKKNSLKKRNNKEEINESDAIKLFDLPISSDESIVSGDALSDVSISSALNLVSGVSSISDENLTFEKSIDISDFIFCDDLVSCVESSFSDKSTSTEESTAFEKNSSFNEGNSCDNRNLFNERNSSDESDSRNEGILLTKNTSSNKGSTSDKGYSSDKKTSPDEEIAFDKEEAVDRETAVDGETAVDRETAVDGETAVDRKTTVDGKTAVDGETAVDREITVDKETAHDKETIVNKEELVDVIAAVDLEDAVNKEIEADVVTPVDKETVVDLETVVNKEKVVDVKAAVNQEVSIDQEAAVDIETSVDKGTSVDKGTATDVVTTTDVVTPVDIETSVDKGTATDVVTTTDVVTPVDKGTVTDIVTPVDKGTATDVVTSVDTESAADRETSRERETTVDKDTSSDKDTKFKKKVTFGGVYFLDWETKYDKLLLEYYSAYEERKRKSSKTNLKKTENNERKVVAKKTHAQMRDRKKVDSQKKGTNQANEKNEMEKTKNHNNDERAKETNELSVDIRKNDKDDLQSGRSNSSHRNKEREGIHKKEEMREREEKEEKQKNTQKENKTETYSYHGKYKTYKVSDKNAPYKGYEISDEHEKRESDSNKDDEDYHLIMNRESIGYNTSAPSETKKYPEDNSWQRNKRKYRNSDDNEEDYIKKKKNYEKLIYKDNSSNMEGKERMKSLKEDSAYERTKSLGRELRYKDSDKNLMTKRCSRKMRESERFSEYKHGDIVNVDERSCGHKHENYDEYDNHYNNNKDIGGKDNYVNKEGRSEKVYPRDNEKNSYTNIEIRKGNLENEHQKNAEEEGIEKDEEGKAPYKNESKEEQNFNPSGLLAQQKNYKNGVELRYTEGIDSERPDKKWRLYVFLNTESKEPEDILYIHRKSCYLFGKDPLVADILFANDTVSKQHAVIQFKKRQNRVVPFLLDLNSTNGTFLNNINIEPNKFYELKVTDVLRFGCSGREFVLLQED, encoded by the exons atgagtaaagataaatttattatcataaataattattttgctCCTAAAAGAAACTTCAAGGAAACGCTGTGTGCCCAAATGAGTCCGAATGAATTAAAGGATATCGATAGCCCTGTGGATTCTGATAATGTGCTAGtagaaaaaatgagaaaCGAACAGGAACAAGGAACAGAAGGAATGAATGTCAATGGGATGACTCAAAATGCATTGGTTCTacataaaattgaaaaaaataagaagaaagATGAGAAAGAAGTAAAATGTAGGGAAAATAACAAGGGcgaagaaaagaaagaaggtAAACGTAAAAgacaaagaaaaagatatttaaAGGTACCTAAAACTTGTGATAACGAAGGTGATCAGAATAGGATCATTACTAAGAAGGTGCAGTCAGATGATTCTTCTTCGTGTAGCACAAGGACAAGTCAAAATGGTACATCATCCAATGAAGGGAAATTTAACGAAGACAAAAGTgataagaacaaaaaaaataaaaaagaggatGATGATGAATGGATTGTAGTTgctgaaaaaaatttaggaTATAAACGAGACTCATGTGCTAAAATAGCTTTAAGCGATAGAAGAAATTTAAACGCAGGAAGAACTACAGATAGTGGAAGATATTTAAGCCCTAGAAGAACTTCAGACTTTATGAGAGGTTCATACATTAGATGTTTGTCCGTTAAAAGAAGTTCATCTGTCAAGAAAAATTCATCTGCTGGGGAAAATTCGTCTGCTAAGGGACATTTgtttagtaaaataaatttgtgcgattcattaaatatggcctttaaaagaatatttttctttagaAGAAATATGCCCCCAATGAGAAGTTCTCCTCCTAAAAGAAGTCCATCTGTTGGAAAAGATTCTACTGTTGGAAAAGATTCTGCTGTTGGAAAGGATTCTGCTGTTGGAAAAGATTCTGCTGTTGGAAATAATGCTGCTGTTGGAAATAATGCTGTTGTTGGAAAAGATTCTGCTGTTGGAAATAATGCTGCTGCTGGAAAAGATTCTGCTGTTGGAAGAGATTCTGCTGTTGGAAATAATGCTGCTGTTGGAAATAATTCGACTATCGATATAAATTCGattcttgaaaaaaatgaggaCTTGGAAACAAATTCTgctgatgaaaaaaatttgacTGTTGAAAAAAGCTCCTCAGAAGAAATAAATTCTGCTGCTGAAACAAATAAGgctttaaaaacaaattcgTCTGCTGAAAAAAATGAGGTTTTGGAAACAAATTCTGCTGCTGAAAAAAATGAGGTTTTGGAAACAAATTCTGCTGCTGAAAAAAATGAGGTTTTGGAAACAAATTCTGCTGCTGAAAAAAATGAGGTTTTGGAAACAAATTCTGCTGCTGAAAAAAATGAGGTTTTGGAAACAAATTCGTCTGCTGAAAAAAATGAGGTTTTGGAAACAAATTCGTCTGCTGAAAAAAATGAGGCTTTGGAAACAAATTCGTCTGCTGAAAAAAATTTGGCTCTTGATAAAAGCTCGTGCGATAAAGAAATTTCAGAAGACAAAGTTCctaaggaaaagaaaaaagccatgaaaaagaaaagaaaagcccaaaataaaaaagtcctggaaaaaaaaaaagccaaGAAACGAAAAAGAAAGGTGCAAGATAAAAAAGTCCAGCAAAAGAAAAGACTTAAGCAAAATAAGGAAATTCAGCAACGTAAAGTAATTCAGGAGTATGAGTCAGTTCAGGTGAATGAATTAGTTCAGAAATATGAAGCAATTCTGGAATATGAAGAAGTTCAGGAAAATAAAGATGTtcaggaaaataaaaaagttccGGAATATGAAGAAGTTCAGGAAGTTGAAGAATTTCAGGAAGTTGAAGAATTTCAGGATTGTAAAGAATTTATGGAATTTGAAGAATTTCATGATTGTAAAGAATTTCAAGAATATGAAGAAGTAAAGGTAGGTGAAGACGTTCAGTATGACGAATTTCAGAAATGTGCAGAAGTTCCGAAAGGTAAAATAACTacgataaagaaaaaaattcagaaaagaacgaaaaaaacacaaaaaaaaaaaaattcccaaagtaaaaaaggattacaaaataaaaaagttctGAAAAAGCAGAGAACGCCTATcaacaaattaaataagaataacaaaataatttctcgtaataaaaaaaattcacttaaaaaaagaaataacaaggaagaaataaatgaatcGGATgctattaaattatttgattTACCTATTTCATCTGATGAAAGCATTGTATCTGGCGATGCATTATCAGATGTAAGTATTTCATCAGCGTTGAATCTGGTATCTGGAGTTAGCAGCATATCTGATGAAAACTTGACATTTGAAAAAAGCATAGATATTAgtgattttatattttgtgaTGACTTAGTCTCATGTGTTGAAAGCTCTTTTTCGGATAAAAGCACTTCAACAGAAGAAAGTACagcatttgaaaaaaatagttcaTTTAACGAAGGGAACTCATGTGACAATAGGAACTTATTTAACGAAAGGAATTCATCTGACGAAAGTGATTCACGTAACGAAGGAATTTTACTCACAAAAAACACATCATCAAACAAAGGCTCCACATCGGACAAGGGCTATTCATCTGACAAGAAAACCTCACCTGACGAGGAAATCGCATTTGACAAGGAGGAGGCAGTTGACAGAGAAACCGCAGTTGACGGAGAAACCGCAGTTGACAGAGAAACCGCAGTTGACGGAGAAACCGCAGTTGACAGAAAAACCACAGTTGACGGAAAAACCGCAGTTGACGGAGAAACCGCAGTTGACAGAGAAATCACAGTTGACAAAGAGACCGCACATGACAAAGAAACCATAGTTAACAAAGAAGAATTAGTTGACGTGATAGCCGCAGTTGACTTAGAGGACGCAGTTAACAAAGAAATAGAAGCTGACGTAGTAACCCCAGTTGACAAAGAAACTGTAGTTGATCTAGAAACCGTAGTtaacaaagaaaaagtaGTTGATGTGAAAGCTGCAGTTAACCAAGAAGTCTCAATTGATCAAGAAGCTGCAGTTGACATAGAAACTTCTGTTGACAAAGGAACTTCTGTTGACAAAGGAACAGCAACTGACGTAGTAACAACAACTGACGTAGTAACCCCAGTTGACATAGAAACTTCTGTTGACAAAGGAACAGCAACTGACGTAGTAACAACAACTGACGTAGTAACCCCAGTTGATAAAGGTACAGTAACTGACATAGTAACGCCAGTTGATAAAGGTACAGCAACTGACGTAGTAACCTCAGTTGACACAGAATCCGCAGCTGATAGAGAAACTTCACGTGAAAGAGAAACCACAGTTGACAAAGATACTTCATCTGACAAAGACActaagtttaaaaaaaaagttacatTTGGTGGAGTATACTTCTTAGATTGGGAaacaaaatatgataaaCTTCTGCTAGAATATTATAGTGCGTATGAAGAAAGAAAACGTAAGTCTTCAAAaactaatttaaaaaaaacagagAACAATGAAAGAAAAGTTGTAGCGAAAAAAACTCATGCACAAATGAGAGACAGAAAAAAAGTTGATtctcaaaaaaaaggaactaaccaagcaaatgaaaaaaatgaaatggaaaaaacaaaaaatcaTAATAACGACGAGAGAGCTAAGGAAACAAATGAATTATCTGTAGACATACGCAAGAATGATAAGGATGACTTACAAAGTGGAAGAAGTAACTCGAGCCACAGAAATAAAGAGAGAGAGGGAATAcataaaaaggaagaaatgcgagaaagagaagaaaaagaagaaaaacaaaaaaatacacaaaaagAGAACAAAACTGAAACATATTCATATCACGGAAAGTATAAAACATACAAAGTGAGTGACAAAAATGCACCATACAAAGGATATGAAATATCCGATGAACATGAAAAACGTGAAAGTGATTCAAACAAAGATGATGAAGATTATCACTTAATAATGAACAGGGAAAGTATAGGATATAATACCAGCGCACCCAGTGAAACTAAAAAGTATCCCGAAGATAATTCATGGCAAaggaataaaagaaaatatagaaaCTCTGATGATAATGAAGaagattatataaaaaagaaaaaaaattatgaaaagttAATATATAAGGATAACAGTTCAAATATGGAGGGGAAAGAAAGAATGAAAAGTCTAAAAGAAGATTCAGCATATGAACGTACAAAGAGTTTAGGTCGGGAATTAAGATATAAAGACTCggataaaaatttaatgacAAAAAGGTGCAGTAGAAAAATGAGAGAATCTGAACGTTTTAGCGAATATAAGCATGGTGATATTGTCAATGTTGATGAACGTTCCTGTGGACACAAGCATGAGAATTATGATGAATATGACaatcattataataataacaaagaTATTGGTGGAAAAGATAACTACGTTAATAAGGAGGGTCGTTCTGAGAAGGTTTACCCAAGAGACAATGAGAAAAATAGCTATACAAACATCGAAATACGGAAAGGaaatttagaaaatgaaCACCAAAAAAATGCTGAAGAAGAGGGAATTGAAAAGGACGAAGAAGGAAAAGCTCCATATAAAAATGAGTCTAAGGAGGAGCAAAATTTTAATCCATCTGGTTTATTAGCTCAGCAGaagaattacaaaaatgGGGTTGAACTGAGATATACCGAAGGTATAGACTCGGAAAGACCAGACAAAAAATGGAGATTGTACGTCTTTTTGAATACAGAGTCGAAAGAACCAGAGG atatattatacatacacagAAAGTCTTGTTATTTATTTGGAAAGGACCCATTAGTTGCGGATATATTATTTGCTAATGATACTGTATCTAAACAACATGCAGTTATTCAATTTAAGAAGCGCCAAAATAGGGTCGTGCCTTTTCTCCTTGATCTTAATAGCACAAACGGAACCTTTTTAAACAACATAAATATTGAGCCGAATAAGTTCTACGAATTGAA AGTTACCGACGTGTTGAGATTTGGGTGTTCAGGCCGCGAATTTGTCCTACTTCAGGAAGACTAG